A region from the Scylla paramamosain isolate STU-SP2022 unplaced genomic scaffold, ASM3559412v1 Contig2, whole genome shotgun sequence genome encodes:
- the LOC135095991 gene encoding uncharacterized protein LOC135095991 isoform X2, which produces MAGTDAMEEEKRKGEEGEEDDKALPANVSLVEVEVRHAKALLECAGNMTLDVARCILGAHFRTLRATRTAGLRRLTGGFIQCPSCSTPWIADLCRPRILGCPRNKRNDRKLRRVLRLARTNSGKLTKSDKSLLSRFQDRLNVVQVLCHVCRHKKEEFFALPKKEKVQEVEVEKSKKKKKKKKGKEINAGLFIPPRSVGERSNGGRENESIFSASKTDDFTPDAPESTLERTKNTLDHCRKPLCGPKNSLGSQKVTLAAFKPRKKSARVILNSVPCQPTPAPAKRSRERKRTVANLKRVMGKESDKSELFKGGGKNQNSLRNFLDSLF; this is translated from the exons ATGGCAGGAACAGAcgcgatggaggaggaaaagaggaagggagaggagggtgaggaagatgACAAGGCCCTCCCAGCAAACGTGTcattggtggaggtggag GTGCGCCACGCCAAGGCTCTGCTGGAGTGTGCTGGCAACATGACCCTTGACGTGGCCCGCTGCATACTGGGTGCACACTTCCGCACACTCAGGGCCACTCGGACTGCTg GACTCCGGCGCCTTACTGGGGGTTTCATACAGTGCCCAAGCTGCAGCACTCCTTGGATAGCTGATCTATGCCGCCCTCGCATCCTCGGCTGCCCCAGAAATAAGAGAAACGACAGGAAACTTAGGCGCGTACTTCGGCTCGCAAGGACAAATTCGGGGAAGCTGACGAAAAGCGATAAATCTCTTTTGTCGCGTTTTCAGGACCGTTTAAATGTGGTACAGGTGCTTTGTCATGTGTGTAGGCATAAGAAGGAGGAGTTTTTTGCCCTGCCTAAGAAAGAGAAGgtgcaggaggtggaggtggagaaaagcaaaaagaagaagaaaaagaagaagggtaAAGAAATTAATGCTGGTTTGTTCATTCCGCCCCGTTCTGTCGGTGAAAGGAGCAATGGTGGCAGGGAAAACGAATCTATCTTCAGTGCGTCGAAAACTGATGATTTTACCCCAGATGCCCCAGAAAGTACCCTAGAAAGGACCAAAAATACCCTAGATCACTGCAGAAAACCCCTATGTGGCCCAAAAAATTCCCTAGGCAGTCAGAAAGTTACCCTAGCAGCCTTTaaacccagaaaaaaaagtgccagGGTAATTTTAAACAGTGTTCCCTGCCAGCCCACCCCTGCCCCTGCCAAGAGatcaagagagaggaagaggacagtgGCTAACTTAAAGCGAGTGATGGGGAAAGAGAGTGACAAGAGTGAATTATTCAAGGGAGGTGGAAAAAATCAAAATTCACTTAGAAATTTCTTAGATTCTTTattttga
- the LOC135095991 gene encoding uncharacterized protein LOC135095991 isoform X1, with translation MEEKTTMAGTDAMEEEKRKGEEGEEDDKALPANVSLVEVEVRHAKALLECAGNMTLDVARCILGAHFRTLRATRTAGLRRLTGGFIQCPSCSTPWIADLCRPRILGCPRNKRNDRKLRRVLRLARTNSGKLTKSDKSLLSRFQDRLNVVQVLCHVCRHKKEEFFALPKKEKVQEVEVEKSKKKKKKKKGKEINAGLFIPPRSVGERSNGGRENESIFSASKTDDFTPDAPESTLERTKNTLDHCRKPLCGPKNSLGSQKVTLAAFKPRKKSARVILNSVPCQPTPAPAKRSRERKRTVANLKRVMGKESDKSELFKGGGKNQNSLRNFLDSLF, from the exons ATGGAAGAG AAGACAACAATGGCAGGAACAGAcgcgatggaggaggaaaagaggaagggagaggagggtgaggaagatgACAAGGCCCTCCCAGCAAACGTGTcattggtggaggtggag GTGCGCCACGCCAAGGCTCTGCTGGAGTGTGCTGGCAACATGACCCTTGACGTGGCCCGCTGCATACTGGGTGCACACTTCCGCACACTCAGGGCCACTCGGACTGCTg GACTCCGGCGCCTTACTGGGGGTTTCATACAGTGCCCAAGCTGCAGCACTCCTTGGATAGCTGATCTATGCCGCCCTCGCATCCTCGGCTGCCCCAGAAATAAGAGAAACGACAGGAAACTTAGGCGCGTACTTCGGCTCGCAAGGACAAATTCGGGGAAGCTGACGAAAAGCGATAAATCTCTTTTGTCGCGTTTTCAGGACCGTTTAAATGTGGTACAGGTGCTTTGTCATGTGTGTAGGCATAAGAAGGAGGAGTTTTTTGCCCTGCCTAAGAAAGAGAAGgtgcaggaggtggaggtggagaaaagcaaaaagaagaagaaaaagaagaagggtaAAGAAATTAATGCTGGTTTGTTCATTCCGCCCCGTTCTGTCGGTGAAAGGAGCAATGGTGGCAGGGAAAACGAATCTATCTTCAGTGCGTCGAAAACTGATGATTTTACCCCAGATGCCCCAGAAAGTACCCTAGAAAGGACCAAAAATACCCTAGATCACTGCAGAAAACCCCTATGTGGCCCAAAAAATTCCCTAGGCAGTCAGAAAGTTACCCTAGCAGCCTTTaaacccagaaaaaaaagtgccagGGTAATTTTAAACAGTGTTCCCTGCCAGCCCACCCCTGCCCCTGCCAAGAGatcaagagagaggaagaggacagtgGCTAACTTAAAGCGAGTGATGGGGAAAGAGAGTGACAAGAGTGAATTATTCAAGGGAGGTGGAAAAAATCAAAATTCACTTAGAAATTTCTTAGATTCTTTattttga